In Halotia branconii CENA392, the genomic stretch TTTTCAAACTTAGCTTGTGTGATCATGATTTGCTCCTAAAGTTCAAATTTTGTATTAGCGGCTTGTCTGATGCGGTTCAATTGCTCCTGTTGGTTGACGACACTGGCAAAATTCGCCGTCTGGCCTGTGTGACGTTGTTGCTGCCATTCGACGACCCATGCAACAAGTTTCTGCCAGTGCCGTGGGTCAGTTTCGCATTTGTTAATCACGTTGAAACCAAGAGCGATGGTTGGTTCTTGCCCTTTACGGCAGTTTTGTTTAGCGACATAAATTGCAAATTCGCCCGATATATCATTGCCACCGGTGAGGATAAAGCCACTCTTGCGGTAAGTCCGAATGTATGGAGCAATCTCCAATGCCGCCCAGTCACGTAGTTCTGGCTGTTTGAGCTTGATGCCATCAGCGTCAAGCTGTTGGTATTTCTGAAGTTTGGCAACCTGACTCGAAGAAAGCTGTTGATTGGCCACCGCAGGTAAATCAGTAATGTTCAATTGTTCGTGATTATCGAACGACCCCGGAATTATTGACCCACATGAGGATTTATCGGTTTGGTGCAAAGACTCTGAATTTTTTGACAACGAAGTGAGTTGTTGTGATTGGGATAACCTGCGTGTTGGCTGTTGGGTTAGTAGGGTCTGCTCTCGTTCGTCTAGATTCTCTTGGTCAAGATTGAAATTGAGTTGAGGGTGGGGGGAGTCTTCTTCTCTTTGTTCTTTTATTCTTTGTTTTTTTTCATATTGTTCTTCTATATAAGGGGTGGATGACCCACCTATGGACGACCCACCTATGGATGACCCACCTATGGATGACCCACCTGTGGGTTGATGGTTTTCCCTAAATAACCTTGTATCTTCTTTGTTTGTAAAGATGTAATATTGCCAGTCAAATGTGCCATTTTCCGAGTTGTTATCTCGAACTCTAACTAAATAATCATTTTGTTCAGCATTTTTGATGGCACTACGAATTTTATCTCGTTTATACCCTAGACATTTCTCGATTATCGCAAAACTAATGTCAAAGTTTTCATCGTGAGAAGCTACCCAACAGATTAATCGAAATGTTGAGTCAGTGAGACTATAGTCACGAATTAAACTGTTTGGAATTGGAGTAAATTGCCGCGAAGGCTTGCCGTTACGAAATCCCATGATTATTATCCTCAGTTTTTGATAATTTCGGATATATCTAAATCATTTAAAATAAACCATTCTGTATTTTCTTTTAATCTTTTATTTGCATATCTAAAATGTAATGTTCTTTCGATATCTAATGCTTGCGTAGTAACACAAGGGATTAAGTGCTTAATTTCTAAGTCATAAGGGCAGCCAGTAGCGACACTCTTAATGCGTTTATTAATATTTGAAGTGTGCCCTATCTTATAGAAATTACTACCTTTAGCCCAGATAATATAAACAACATGTTGCTGTTCATAAGGGCTGATATCTTCGTCGTAATCAAATGTCATCATACATGTAGGGCGATATCCCCACATTCTTGAACTAATCTGCTGAAATACTTCTGCTTTGACTCCTAGCCAAAAATAAGCAAATACTCTGTAATCGCCTCTACCATCGCAATATTCATGGTCTATATAACGTTCTATTTGGACAGCATCACAAGAAGAAGCCAACTCAGACAAGAAGTTGAACTCTGATTCTGAGCCATCGTAGACAACTTGGATTAAATATCTATATTTTTGTCCTTTATTAGTATCATTGTTTACTTTTATTGAGCTAGGATTTTCTGATGTTCTCATTTTTGTACCTTCTAAAAAAATGAACTATCTGACTTGTTAGAGTTTGATGTTGAGTTATTTTGGGAAGTATCATTGAATTGTATTGACTTACCCTCTAATAATGCTCCGCCGGTAACTCGGGCCAGTTTCGGATAGTAAGCAACAGGATTGCCAAGGTCTTCTAAAAAATCTGTCAATCTCATGAAATTCTCCCAACAAAACTAATGATGGTATTGCCATTCGAGGCTAAGATGAGTGTCTTTTACATCCCTTTTACTATAACTTATCACGTTATACATTATAAACTAACACGTTATAAGTTATATTGAAAGTGGCACTTGAGACGTTATATGAATAAGGAGTGGTTATGGTGCAAACTTTGATGAAAGTGGTTCGGGAAACAATACTTGAAATACCAGGACTAGGGAAGCGGATAAAACAAGCAAGAGAAAATGACCCACGTTCGTTGAAGGAGATTGCTGCTGCTGCGAATATGTCTCCCATGAACTGGTATCGGATTGAGTCCGAGGAACAGGCATTACCAGAACCAACGTTGCGTAAAATTGAGGAAGTTCTTGGTGTGGACTTTGAGGTACAGTTTGATGATTGAGCTTGTTATGGAGGAGCGATTGCTGTCATTAAAACCTCTAGATTTTTTACCATGACCAGCAATACCCCGCAAACCGAATACGATTCACCTTGGAAGCAAATACTACAGTTGTATTTCCAAGACTTCATGCTGTTTTTCTTTCCCCAAGCCCATGCTCAAATTGATTGGAGTCGTGGGTTTGAATTTTTGGATAAAGAACTCGCTCAGGTAGTCCGAGATGCTGAACTAGGACGGCGACTTGCTGATAAATTGGTGAAAGTCTATCGCACTGGGGGCGAAGAATCCTGGATACTTGCTCATATTGAGGTGCAGTCCCAAGAAGAAACTGATTTCCCCAGACGCATGTTTGTATACAATTACAGGATATTTGACCGATATAATCGCTCTGTTGCATCATTGGCGGTACTTGGGGATGAAAATACAAGCTGGCGGCCATCGCATTTTGGTTACGAGTTGTTTGGGTGTAAAGTTGACTTTCAATTTCCTATAATCAAACTGATAGACTACAAGCAGCGACAGTCCGAGCTAGAAGCCAACCGCAACCCGTTTGCTACAGTAGTAATGGCGCATTTAGCGGCAGTACAAACCCGTAGCGATAGGTCGCAACGCAAGCAACAGAAACTGGCCTTAGTGCGTCGGTTGTATGAGCAGGGTTTAGGGCGAGAAGATATCATTAACTTATTCGGGTTCATCGACTGGGTGATGACTCTACCAGCCCAATTAGAGGCAGAGTTTTGGCAAGAATATCGTGATTTTGAGGCATCTAAAAGTATGCAGTATGTAACTTCTGTGGAACGCAATGGTATTCGCCAGGGATTGTTAAAAGGCATAGCTTTGGGGTTGAAACTCAAATTTGGCTCCCCTGGTCAAGACTTATTATCTGAAATCGAGCAAATTGAGGATGTTAGTTTACTGGAATCAATCTTAGAAGCAATAGATACAGCTAATACTGTTGATGAATTGCGCTCTTTTTATGAATCAGCAAACGACACCCAGCAAGAAAATTAACGTTGTTTGATATTCGATTTTCAAGGTTCAGTTCGCGTTCAGTGCTTAAAGCTGCTTGCACTTAGGCACTCAAGTAAACATCGTCACCAGCATCAAAGATACCCGCTTCATCTCCCCAACAGTCCCAGCCTTCTCTTGATTCCCGTGCGAACATCTCCAGCTTGGACATGTTTGGGCATAGTTTTTCAACCAGTTGGTTAAATTGTTCAGGTTTGCGCGAATGCTCCCGCCGACGTGCGCGTAAAACTGTCGATTCGTTGGTGAGCGATCGCCCCGCAAAAGCTTTAACATCACCCCGCACAGCTAAAGCGCAATGTTCAGTGCAATTGCGAAGCCAGTGTCCAGTGCCGATATGTGGAGTCCCGGCTTTGGTTACTTTCTCCCAAGTCAAGATAGTTTTCAGGTTAAAACCCCACTGCTGCAAGCATTGTGCCGCTTCTATCATGTGGTTGTTGGTGAACCACAGCCACAGAACACAGCCAGCAGGGTCGCACAATTCGGGAATAGGCAGCGCTAGGATTTCCTCTATCTTCATCGGCTGGTAAGGAATGCGGTTTCTGTGGGTTTTATCGTTGGAGCGCAGTCTGTAGAACCAGGGTGGGTCGATGGCGATGCACTGATATTGTCCTTGTAGTGTTGTAAGTCTCATGCAGCTTCTTCCTGTTGATCTTTGATAATCTTGGCGCTGATAGATTCAAAGTCTGCTTGAAATATATTCATGTCAAAATGCATTTCACCACTGTTGTAGCGGTCAACAATGTGTTGTCTGATTTCTGGCTCTGATAATCCATCAGGGATATGGATATGAGCTTCACTGGTAAGTTTTTCTACTACTGTGACTATGGCTTTCATGTATCCTCTGTTTCACAACATTCACATTCAAGTTCTTCAAATTCTTCAATCGCATATAGCGCCATTACGACGCAAGCTCTTTCCTATGGATGAGTAGCGGATTGCATTCGATAAGATTCAGGTACTACATAGCCTTGAATTGCGTAGAATTTCTTTGCTAGTTTTTCGATAAGTGCATCTTTTTGAAAAAAACCAAGCTCCATGTTTACTTCCCAAATTCAAAAACCTTTTTATCATCAACTTCTATAGGATTAATATTGATTAATCCACCACCTGCATAATTGCAGGGAATCTTGCGTTTATCTTTGTCATCAAAAGCTTCTTTATGAACTGGAAGCCATCGTCCCACGCAAGAGAAGCCAACAGCAGAAGATGGAGCGCCAGCTTTTTTATAGTCTTGAACCGTAGCAATATGTCCGCAGTTTGGACACTTGAACTTCCATTGCATCATGTCTTTGCCAAATAATTTTTGTCCTTGAGCCAGCCATTCTTCTCTAGTCATCTTTTTTTTCCAAATTATGGTTTTACTTGTCAGAATCTAAAGAGCGATCATTTTCAACCATAGGCGATCGCTTTTATTTCCAAGGTGTAAAATTATTCCACTGGAACCAACTTGATCCCGATTCGGGATATGCATCTGCACTGTGAGCTTCCAGGGGATTACCCCAGTAACAGCAAGCGTTAATCGCAAAGGTAGGCTGTTCTCTTTCTGTGCCGTCTTGCAAAAGTAGCATTGAGATATGGTCGTCTACCCAAATTTCCACCCACTCACCCCGCAAGTATTCACTGTAGAAATCGCTCCACCTGCATAAATCCCAGCGATCGCAATTATCTTTGTCGTAGCGCCACACTTTGAAGACTTGGTTCCAGTGCGCTAGGAAATCTAGCGCCGCAGGTTTGGACTGCATAAGAATGTCTTTATCCCCTGGTACAAGCGTTAACTCCTCGTATAGCCTGGGTAATTGGGCAGTGATGCCACCATACTCAACGGTGTACCATTCGATACCGCTTATATTCTGCTCAAGTTGTGATGCCCAAACACCCTCGCGTTTTGTGGCAGTTTCCTTGGCTTTTTGTAGGAACATATCACAGCGCAACACGCCTTCTACTGGGGACAATCCGCCGTGTACCATGTGATTTTGAAGAACTGGGTCGTATGCTGATTCCCAACCAGCTTGGTTGATTGCGTCTATTTGTTGGGCGATTTCTGCGGCTCTTGGATCTTGGAATTTAGTCATGATTATATAACCTTGAGCTTTGGTATAAATTGTGGTGCGATAATTAAGTCTCTTCTGACATCTGCTCCCAGTACTGAGCAACAAAATCATGGGCTTGTTGCAATATTTGGGGGAGCAAGAATAACGGAATTTCCCAAGCGGCAATTACACTACCAGCGAAACATTCTGCAAGTTCAACTCGAATGCATTCCGGTAAACTACTGTGGAGAAATTTAAGTGAATGATCTTCGTTATCTGGTAATGACACGAAAAAATAATCATCGTGCATAATGTGAGCAACAAGTCCGTATCTTTCTGCTAGAACTTTTCGTAAGCTGTTCATAATCTGGTTTGCTGGTATGTAGGGAATTATTGACAAATCACTTGAACTATTTCGGGCAACCATCTCAGCTGAAACACAGTCTGGTTTGACCCCCGTGCAACAGCTGACACCATGCGCCCCCACTGCTTACCTGATTCTGTAGGGCGATACGGCAGTTTGCGATCATCAGTTTTGTACTGAAGTCCGGCGTTAATCAACCACCTGTTAACCGCGATCGCACTTTTCCCTATCGCTTCCCCAATTTGTGTCGGGTTGAGATAAGCATCATCGGAGGGGTCAGTGCAAGCGATCGCCGTTTTGAGTTCATCAGCAGCAGGTTTAAGGGCAGGATTAACAGATGTAGCGGCGTTGACTGCTAACTGTGCGGTGAGGGATTTTTCTAGCCCTGCAAATTCTCCTACCAGCAGGGCTAACTGTGCGGCTTCGTGGGATGGGGCTAAGGCTTTGGACGTGTCCTGTGGTTCTTGTATTGGCTGTTGCTCTACTTGAGTTGACAGCATCACCTTTAACAGTGTTCTGTTTGCCCAAATGCGAAAGGGAATAGATACCCACCGTGCTAAATCGATAGCTATTTCTAAATGTGTCCAAGTAGCTTGTTCATTTCCATGCCCTTTCACTTCTATTACCAATAACGATATGGGAATCCCCATATCGTTCTCAAGAGCTTGCAGATACTCCTTTGTGGATTTCAGGCGTGTGTAATCGGCTAATAACTTCCCGTTGGCTCTAGCCATCTGAGATGCATTAACATACCCCTTGGGTATCGTATATTTGCCTATTTGCCCATCCTGGAGCATTTGATTGATTTCTGAATCCCGCCAAAAGTGTGTCAGCATTATAAATAAGCTCACTTTATTGTGACTAAATCTAATCAAGTTGAGCAGAGCGATCGCGTTGCTTCCCGGCGGGCGATCGCTTTTAATGTGCCTTGGTGTAGCCTTATGGTTGACACCAGTATCTTAATACAACTACTATTATCATGTCAACTGGTCAGCGTAATACTGGAAAAATTAGAATAAAGATGAATGTTCAAGTAGATGTTACACCAATAGCTGCTTTTAAGTGGCACGAAGAAAATGCTCAAAAACTGAGAAAGCTTAGAGATGATGCTGGGCTAAGTAGAAAAGCGCTATCAGAAGCTGTAGGCGTGTCTGTCGCTTACATTCAACAGTTAGAATCACCTCATTTATTTATAAATAAACCAAAAAAGCCAAAAGAAATGACTGTTAGTGCTGAAGTTCTAGAAAAACTTTGTGCCGTTTTGAACGGAAAAATAACTTCATTAATTTGGGATATAGACTGTATATCTGATTCATAAATTACTGCGCTTACCCACAAAAAGCGCTTGACATTTACTGGTATGCGTAATAATATATTAATCATAAGGGAGGAAACAAGCGCCAGCCTCCCAGAAAAATATAGAGGCGCTTCAATACTGAACCTTGAAAGAAACGGAACAGAAGCAAAACCCCCCAGGTAGTGAGAGTAGTGGATAGTCAAAGCTGCTAACGCGAGGTAAGGGGTAGAGTGGTTCTTAATAAAAAGTTCCCGCAGAAGTACGACAGTCGCTTTTAACGCCAATTAGCACTGACTGTCGCCTGATCCCTAAGATACGCTGCTGCGGGAAGCTCCGGTCACTGGCTAGGAGTAAGAGAAGCTGCGCTTAGATGATTGAAAAGTGTTTGGCTGCACAACGTTATCGCGTTTGTGGCGTTTCTATCACTGGAATTAAGGGCTACGCCCAAGTTCGATGAGAATGTATTGGAATCAGACAAATGAATTTAAAAATCGTGACTTTTGCTTCACTGCTATTGGTTGCTAATCTTTCAGCAGCAAATGCACAGAAAACAAGAATCGCTTATGAGATGACTGCTACTTCTTGTAATCAAAAAATGCTTGATGAAGTCAGAAAAAATAGTGCGCCTGACAATAATCGTTTGGCAAGCGAAGTTATCAAGAGTGTACCTCAACATAGTACGATCCGGTTAAATTCCAATGAACGATACATCTGCGGTTATACTTGGGTTTCTATAGTCACAGGCGAGAAAGTAGCGCGTATTGATAAAACTCAGTCTCGCAATGCATATAGGGCTTTTCGTGTGATTACTATTCCTATTAAAAACCAGAACTAATCACGGAAAGTTCAAGTTCGTGCAGCGTAGTTTATCCAAATCTAAGAAAAGCTGCGCTTAAATTCTTTGAGAGTGTTGTGGTCAACCACAACCATGTCCAAATCAAAAGGCGATCGCCCGTCTGACAAACAATGCGATCGCCTTTATAACCCTATTAGGTAATTGAATTATGCCACAAACAGCAATAACTGTAACCCCTTGCATCAAATCAGTTGAAGAATTGGTGCGATTCGTTGCCTAGTGAAGCACGGTAATCAGTCCGTACATAACTAAGCCAGCCTGACAGCAGATTACTGTCACTAAAGGCTGAACTCTCGGTCAGATGCAAGTGCAAGCCTTGCCATTCAGACTCAGAATTGATTCCTTATCTGCCCACACCGAACAAGCTCGGTTCTTGTAGAGTGAAGCTGGGAACAGGGCGCAATCAGACGACCGTTGCGGGTTGACACTGGCGCTAATAGGGAGTTCCTATGATGAAACAGAGCCTAGAAAAGCGACTTATCAACAGGCAGGGCGCAACACAAAATCCCTGACCTTGCTGGAGTTCATTCCCGCCGAACACCAGTTCAGTAACGGCAAAGAGTCTAGGGAATCCAGCAGTCGAATTGGCTACATCTAACGGAACAATCAATCTCTCCGGGGGAACGAATAAAAACGAGTTGTGGGTCTAGGGGCGGTCGAACCCCAAGTAGCCCAGACGAGCGGAGGAATCCCCACAATTCGGGTAGGACAGACCGTAATTGGTCTGAGGTGTTCAGAAAATACAAACTCTAGAAGAGAAAATGATTAGACACAGTGTAAAAACTAGTGAATCTTGGAGAGCTTTACCGTGGAAGAAATTCCGCCGAAATCTTTTCCGCCTTCAAAAGCGCGTATTTAAAGCGGTTCTTGTTGGAGACAAGCGGAAAGCTAGGTCACTCCAAAAGCTTATTCTAAAATCCACCTCGGCTCGATTTCTTGCAATAAGACAAGTATCTCAGCTAAATGCTGGTAAAAAGACGGCTGGTATTGATGGTAAGAAATCCCTCTCATTTGAAGAACGCTTCAACCTTGAAGAACTACTGAAAATGAATAGTGGAAATTGGAAGCACCAGGGTTTACGGGAAATCCCCATCCCTAAAAAGGACGGGACTACCAGAATGCTTAAAATACCAACCATCGCGGATAGAGCTTGGCAATGCCTCGCAAAATATGCACTTGAACCAGCACACGAAGCCACTTTCCACGCTCGGAGTTATGGGTTCAGAACCGGGCGCTCTGCTCACGATGCACAAAAACACATCTTCAATA encodes the following:
- a CDS encoding helix-turn-helix domain-containing protein, which translates into the protein MGFRNGKPSRQFTPIPNSLIRDYSLTDSTFRLICWVASHDENFDISFAIIEKCLGYKRDKIRSAIKNAEQNDYLVRVRDNNSENGTFDWQYYIFTNKEDTRLFRENHQPTGGSSIGGSSIGGSSIGGSSTPYIEEQYEKKQRIKEQREEDSPHPQLNFNLDQENLDEREQTLLTQQPTRRLSQSQQLTSLSKNSESLHQTDKSSCGSIIPGSFDNHEQLNITDLPAVANQQLSSSQVAKLQKYQQLDADGIKLKQPELRDWAALEIAPYIRTYRKSGFILTGGNDISGEFAIYVAKQNCRKGQEPTIALGFNVINKCETDPRHWQKLVAWVVEWQQQRHTGQTANFASVVNQQEQLNRIRQAANTKFEL
- a CDS encoding GIY-YIG nuclease family protein; this translates as MRTSENPSSIKVNNDTNKGQKYRYLIQVVYDGSESEFNFLSELASSCDAVQIERYIDHEYCDGRGDYRVFAYFWLGVKAEVFQQISSRMWGYRPTCMMTFDYDEDISPYEQQHVVYIIWAKGSNFYKIGHTSNINKRIKSVATGCPYDLEIKHLIPCVTTQALDIERTLHFRYANKRLKENTEWFILNDLDISEIIKN
- a CDS encoding helix-turn-helix domain-containing protein, with the translated sequence MVQTLMKVVRETILEIPGLGKRIKQARENDPRSLKEIAAAANMSPMNWYRIESEEQALPEPTLRKIEEVLGVDFEVQFDD
- a CDS encoding cytosolic protein — protein: MTSNTPQTEYDSPWKQILQLYFQDFMLFFFPQAHAQIDWSRGFEFLDKELAQVVRDAELGRRLADKLVKVYRTGGEESWILAHIEVQSQEETDFPRRMFVYNYRIFDRYNRSVASLAVLGDENTSWRPSHFGYELFGCKVDFQFPIIKLIDYKQRQSELEANRNPFATVVMAHLAAVQTRSDRSQRKQQKLALVRRLYEQGLGREDIINLFGFIDWVMTLPAQLEAEFWQEYRDFEASKSMQYVTSVERNGIRQGLLKGIALGLKLKFGSPGQDLLSEIEQIEDVSLLESILEAIDTANTVDELRSFYESANDTQQEN
- a CDS encoding MT-A70 family methyltransferase, producing MRLTTLQGQYQCIAIDPPWFYRLRSNDKTHRNRIPYQPMKIEEILALPIPELCDPAGCVLWLWFTNNHMIEAAQCLQQWGFNLKTILTWEKVTKAGTPHIGTGHWLRNCTEHCALAVRGDVKAFAGRSLTNESTVLRARRREHSRKPEQFNQLVEKLCPNMSKLEMFARESREGWDCWGDEAGIFDAGDDVYLSA
- a CDS encoding VVA0879 family protein gives rise to the protein MTREEWLAQGQKLFGKDMMQWKFKCPNCGHIATVQDYKKAGAPSSAVGFSCVGRWLPVHKEAFDDKDKRKIPCNYAGGGLININPIEVDDKKVFEFGK
- a CDS encoding KilA-N domain-containing protein; its protein translation is MLTHFWRDSEINQMLQDGQIGKYTIPKGYVNASQMARANGKLLADYTRLKSTKEYLQALENDMGIPISLLVIEVKGHGNEQATWTHLEIAIDLARWVSIPFRIWANRTLLKVMLSTQVEQQPIQEPQDTSKALAPSHEAAQLALLVGEFAGLEKSLTAQLAVNAATSVNPALKPAADELKTAIACTDPSDDAYLNPTQIGEAIGKSAIAVNRWLINAGLQYKTDDRKLPYRPTESGKQWGRMVSAVARGSNQTVFQLRWLPEIVQVICQ
- a CDS encoding helix-turn-helix domain-containing protein — protein: MNVQVDVTPIAAFKWHEENAQKLRKLRDDAGLSRKALSEAVGVSVAYIQQLESPHLFINKPKKPKEMTVSAEVLEKLCAVLNGKITSLIWDIDCISDS